The Nocardioides luti genome contains a region encoding:
- the fmt gene encoding methionyl-tRNA formyltransferase → MRLVFAGTPEVAVPALDALADSRHELVGVVTRPDAPSGRGRKLVASPVGLRAEELGLPVLKPAHPRDPDFQEALRALAPDACPVVAYGALLPQSALDIPPHGWINLHFSVLPSWRGAAPVQHAIWAGDEVSGATTFRIVKELDAGPTFGLMTETIRPTDTAGDLLGRLAEGGAGLLVATLDGIEDGALEAREQPLDGVSLAPKIQVDDARVVWTEHAVAVDRRIRACTPGPGAWSTHEGERIKIGPVRHTDVTLEPGLVEVAKNYVIVGTGSTAVMLGDVKAFGKKQMSAADWARGARLATGTRFGDV, encoded by the coding sequence GTGCGGCTGGTCTTCGCCGGCACCCCCGAGGTCGCCGTCCCCGCGCTCGACGCGCTCGCCGACTCGCGCCACGAGCTCGTCGGCGTCGTCACCCGCCCCGACGCCCCGTCCGGCCGCGGCCGCAAGCTGGTCGCCAGCCCGGTCGGCCTGCGCGCCGAGGAGCTGGGCCTCCCCGTCCTGAAGCCGGCGCACCCGCGCGACCCGGACTTCCAGGAGGCGCTGCGCGCCCTGGCGCCCGACGCCTGCCCGGTCGTGGCGTACGGCGCCCTCCTCCCGCAGAGCGCCCTCGACATCCCGCCGCACGGCTGGATCAACCTGCACTTCTCGGTGCTGCCCAGCTGGCGCGGCGCGGCTCCCGTGCAGCACGCGATCTGGGCCGGCGACGAGGTCAGCGGCGCCACGACGTTCCGCATCGTCAAGGAGCTCGACGCCGGCCCGACCTTCGGCCTGATGACCGAGACGATCAGGCCGACCGACACCGCCGGCGACCTGCTCGGCCGGCTCGCCGAGGGCGGCGCCGGGCTGCTGGTCGCGACCCTCGACGGGATCGAGGACGGCGCGCTCGAGGCCCGTGAGCAGCCCCTCGACGGGGTCAGCCTCGCGCCGAAGATCCAGGTCGACGACGCCCGCGTCGTCTGGACCGAGCACGCGGTCGCCGTCGACCGGCGGATCCGTGCCTGCACGCCCGGTCCGGGGGCCTGGTCGACCCACGAGGGCGAGCGGATCAAGATCGGCCCGGTGCGCCACACCGACGTCACCCTCGAGCCCGGCCTGGTCGAGGTCGCGAAGAACTACGTCATCGTCGGCACCGGCTCGACCGCCGTCATGCTCGGCGACGTCAAGGCGTTCGGCAAGAAGCAGATGTCGGCCGCGGACTGGGCGCGTGGCGCACGGCTGGCCACCGGCACCCGTTTCGGGGACGTGTGA
- a CDS encoding CDP-alcohol phosphatidyltransferase family protein produces the protein MRLLGIERPSSADVMTLGNAACGAAAVLVVMSYAGRPVHELTHSGVRLVVILLMVGTIFDVLDGRFARRSGGSRLGPVLDSLADALSFGLAPAALLAEVAISGASRAGHVAVFAGFVLYVCGALLRLADFSSCRQGDTRFTGLPSPLAAVMLLSLALLTANTAVIAVGMGVVGLMMISRLSYPLQRGPVVGMAVVGWVFGFAGTLGVYDVRIFAVFVLLLVGLVMPLMPRLRPHFRHAT, from the coding sequence ATGAGGCTCCTCGGCATCGAGCGCCCCTCCTCCGCCGACGTGATGACGCTCGGCAACGCCGCCTGCGGTGCGGCCGCGGTGCTCGTGGTGATGTCGTACGCCGGCCGGCCGGTGCACGAGCTGACCCACTCCGGCGTCCGCCTGGTCGTGATCCTGCTGATGGTCGGCACCATCTTCGACGTGCTCGACGGCCGCTTCGCGCGCCGCAGCGGCGGCAGCCGGCTCGGCCCCGTCCTCGACTCGCTCGCCGACGCCCTGTCCTTCGGCCTCGCGCCCGCCGCCCTGCTCGCCGAGGTCGCGATCAGCGGCGCCAGCCGGGCCGGGCACGTCGCGGTCTTCGCCGGCTTCGTGCTGTACGTCTGCGGGGCGCTCCTCCGCCTCGCGGACTTCTCGTCCTGCCGGCAGGGCGACACCCGCTTCACCGGGCTCCCATCGCCGCTCGCGGCCGTGATGCTGCTGTCGCTCGCCCTGCTGACCGCCAACACCGCGGTCATCGCCGTGGGCATGGGCGTGGTCGGGCTGATGATGATCAGCCGGCTGTCCTACCCCCTCCAGCGCGGCCCGGTCGTCGGCATGGCCGTGGTGGGCTGGGTCTTCGGCTTCGCCGGCACCCTGGGCGTCTACGACGTGCGGATCTTCGCGGTCTTCGTGCTGCTGCTCGTCGGACTCGTCATGCCGCTGATGCCGCGGCTGCGGCCGCACTTCCGCCACGCCACCTGA
- a CDS encoding AAA family ATPase — translation MRFDQSPVVRVSHDPASPLEPGAWPLTVPAVAQLVRDGLDLDPGVTFLVGENGSGKSTLVEAVATAYGLGAEGGSTGSRHSTRASESPLGDALRLQRGLGAGRWGFFLRAETMHGYYSYLEENPGGPRRGPPEPVFHEMSHGESFLAVLATRFDSAGFYALDEPEAALSFSSTLGLMSTLAGVVADGGQVLCATHSPVLAAMPGATILEVGEWGLRRTTWNDLELVQHWKAYLDAPGRYLRHLLEP, via the coding sequence ATGAGGTTCGACCAGTCGCCCGTGGTGCGGGTCAGCCACGACCCGGCGTCACCTCTCGAGCCCGGCGCCTGGCCGCTGACGGTCCCGGCCGTCGCCCAGCTGGTGCGCGACGGGCTGGACCTCGACCCGGGCGTCACCTTCCTCGTCGGCGAGAACGGCTCCGGCAAGTCCACGCTGGTCGAGGCGGTGGCGACGGCGTACGGCCTGGGCGCCGAGGGCGGCTCGACCGGCAGCCGGCACAGCACGCGGGCGTCGGAGTCCCCCCTGGGCGACGCGCTGCGGCTCCAGCGCGGGCTCGGTGCCGGGCGGTGGGGCTTCTTCCTGCGGGCCGAGACGATGCACGGCTACTACAGCTACCTCGAGGAGAACCCCGGCGGACCTCGGCGCGGTCCGCCCGAGCCGGTCTTCCACGAGATGAGCCACGGGGAGTCGTTCCTGGCGGTGCTGGCGACCCGCTTCGACTCCGCGGGGTTCTACGCCCTCGACGAGCCCGAGGCGGCGCTGTCCTTCTCCTCCACGCTCGGGCTCATGTCGACGCTGGCCGGCGTGGTCGCGGACGGCGGCCAGGTGCTGTGCGCGACGCACTCCCCCGTGCTCGCCGCGATGCCGGGCGCCACGATCCTCGAGGTCGGCGAGTGGGGGCTGCGGCGCACGACGTGGAACGACCTGGAGCTGGTGCAGCACTGGAAGGCCTACCTCGACGCCCCGGGGCGCTACCTGCGGCACCTGCTCGAGCCGTAG
- a CDS encoding phosphatidylserine decarboxylase — MNALPARGTPWWIALFWVPAAVVRPRVLRLLAVLGAGAVTSFFRDPDRTPRGEGLLAAADGLVREVEQREDGRWFVSTYLALYNVHVGRMPCDATIVSQEHFEGEHRMAFDSNAHVNERLEWRMETEYGDLEMVQFSGAAARRIVPYVGVGTRVRRGERIGLIRFGSRVDLLLPRGLRPTVAVGDRPRGAQDVIAVPDGPHAVDSSAGVA; from the coding sequence ATGAATGCACTCCCGGCCCGTGGAACCCCGTGGTGGATCGCCCTGTTCTGGGTGCCCGCCGCGGTCGTCCGACCCCGCGTGCTGCGCCTGCTCGCCGTGCTCGGCGCCGGCGCCGTGACCTCCTTCTTCCGCGATCCCGACCGCACCCCCCGGGGCGAGGGCCTGCTGGCCGCCGCCGACGGGCTGGTGCGCGAGGTGGAGCAGCGCGAGGACGGCCGCTGGTTCGTCTCGACCTACCTCGCGCTCTACAACGTGCACGTCGGCCGGATGCCCTGCGACGCCACGATCGTGTCGCAGGAGCACTTCGAGGGTGAGCACCGGATGGCCTTCGACTCGAACGCGCACGTCAACGAGCGCCTCGAGTGGCGCATGGAGACGGAGTACGGCGACCTCGAGATGGTCCAGTTCTCCGGGGCCGCCGCGCGCCGGATCGTGCCCTACGTCGGCGTCGGCACCCGGGTGCGCCGGGGCGAGCGGATCGGCCTGATCCGCTTCGGCTCGCGCGTCGACCTCCTGCTCCCCCGCGGCCTGCGGCCCACCGTCGCCGTCGGCGACCGGCCCCGCGGCGCCCAGGACGTGATCGCGGTGCCCGACGGCCCGCACGCCGTCGACAGCTCGGCAGGGGTCGCATGA
- the def gene encoding peptide deformylase gives MPIQPIRLFGDPVLRKPAVEVVDFDKELRKLVEDLTDTMLAAPGAGLAAPQIGVGLRVFTWHVDGELGHLVNPKLDLSVECQDGPEGCLSIPDLTFDTQRALHVVARGFDLHGEPVTIEGSDYLARAIQHETDHLDGILFVDRLDTEARKAAMKAIREAEWFGLDKPTVKVSPHATNGLGF, from the coding sequence GTGCCCATCCAGCCGATCCGCCTCTTCGGCGACCCGGTCCTGCGCAAGCCGGCCGTCGAGGTCGTGGACTTCGACAAGGAGCTGCGCAAGCTCGTCGAGGACCTGACCGACACGATGCTGGCGGCCCCCGGTGCCGGCCTCGCGGCCCCGCAGATCGGGGTCGGCCTGCGGGTCTTCACGTGGCACGTCGACGGCGAGCTCGGCCACCTCGTCAACCCGAAGCTCGACCTCAGCGTCGAGTGCCAGGACGGTCCCGAGGGCTGCCTGTCGATCCCGGACCTGACGTTCGACACCCAGCGGGCGCTCCACGTCGTCGCCCGCGGCTTCGACCTGCACGGCGAGCCCGTGACCATCGAGGGCTCGGACTACCTCGCCCGCGCGATCCAGCACGAGACCGACCACCTGGACGGCATCCTCTTCGTGGACCGGCTCGACACCGAGGCCCGCAAGGCCGCGATGAAGGCGATCCGCGAGGCCGAGTGGTTCGGCCTCGACAAGCCCACCGTCAAGGTCTCCCCGCACGCCACCAACGGGCTGGGCTTCTGA
- the ligD gene encoding non-homologous end-joining DNA ligase yields MPAAKSPSVEIEVDDKVVRVSNPDRVYFPESGATKLDLVEYYLAVGPGIVNALFERPCMLHRFPKGLAGDKVHQKRVPHGAPPWLETVRLHFPRWNRTADELCVTELASVIWAVQMSTVEFHPWNSRRADTEKPDEWRIDLDPGPLCDFATVQRVAGVVEEVLDELGATGFPKTSGGSGLHVYVRIPPDHGFQDVRRGALAFAREIERRAPADVTTAWWRKDRDPHHLFVDYNQNARDHTIAAAYSVRGVPDARVSTPIRWDEVADVDPHDLTIFTVPERFAALGDLHADIDDHVFDLAPLLAWAERDERDGKETPAEPDED; encoded by the coding sequence GTGCCTGCCGCGAAGTCGCCGTCCGTCGAGATCGAGGTCGACGACAAGGTCGTCCGGGTCAGCAACCCCGACCGGGTCTACTTCCCGGAGTCGGGGGCCACGAAGCTCGACCTGGTGGAGTACTACCTCGCAGTGGGGCCCGGCATCGTCAACGCGCTGTTCGAGCGGCCGTGCATGCTGCACCGCTTCCCGAAGGGCCTCGCCGGGGACAAGGTGCACCAGAAGCGCGTCCCGCACGGTGCGCCGCCGTGGCTGGAGACCGTCCGGCTGCACTTCCCGCGCTGGAACCGCACCGCCGACGAGCTCTGCGTGACCGAGCTCGCGAGCGTCATCTGGGCGGTGCAGATGTCCACCGTCGAGTTCCACCCGTGGAACAGCCGCCGCGCGGACACCGAGAAGCCCGACGAGTGGCGCATCGACCTCGACCCCGGCCCCCTCTGCGACTTCGCCACCGTGCAGCGGGTCGCGGGCGTCGTCGAGGAGGTGCTCGACGAGCTCGGCGCCACCGGCTTCCCGAAGACCAGCGGCGGCTCGGGCCTGCACGTCTACGTGCGGATCCCGCCGGACCACGGCTTCCAGGACGTACGACGGGGGGCGCTCGCGTTCGCCCGCGAGATCGAGCGGCGGGCCCCCGCGGACGTCACGACGGCGTGGTGGCGCAAGGACCGCGACCCGCACCACCTGTTCGTCGACTACAACCAGAACGCCCGCGACCACACCATCGCGGCGGCGTACTCCGTCCGCGGCGTGCCCGACGCCCGCGTCTCCACGCCGATCCGGTGGGACGAGGTCGCGGACGTCGACCCCCACGACCTGACGATCTTCACCGTCCCGGAGCGGTTCGCCGCGCTCGGCGACCTGCACGCCGACATCGACGACCACGTCTTCGACCTCGCGCCGCTGCTGGCGTGGGCCGAGCGCGACGAGCGGGACGGCAAGGAGACCCCCGCCGAGCCCGACGAGGACTGA
- a CDS encoding maleylpyruvate isomerase N-terminal domain-containing protein has protein sequence MQTVYVRGADLFRQVLNELRADDLTRPVPSCPGWTVSDVVTHVHDNHVVALGPERSDVDDVMAAYALAIPDAPDLAASAAFDTVDLTLHAWDIALACGVELRLGDDQLAFLEAFAAEAGDRLYVEEDGFVRLEGERADPSGLDRQGLALLPFGRRL, from the coding sequence ATGCAGACCGTCTACGTCCGCGGTGCCGACCTGTTCCGCCAGGTCCTCAACGAGCTCCGCGCCGACGACCTCACGCGACCGGTCCCGTCCTGCCCGGGGTGGACGGTGTCCGACGTGGTCACCCACGTCCACGACAACCACGTCGTCGCCCTCGGTCCCGAGCGCTCGGACGTGGACGACGTGATGGCGGCGTACGCCCTGGCGATCCCCGACGCCCCCGACCTGGCTGCGAGCGCCGCCTTCGACACCGTCGACCTCACCCTGCACGCCTGGGACATCGCGCTGGCCTGCGGCGTCGAGCTGCGTCTCGGGGACGACCAGCTGGCCTTCCTCGAGGCGTTCGCCGCGGAGGCGGGGGACCGGCTCTACGTCGAGGAGGACGGCTTCGTGCGGCTCGAGGGTGAGCGGGCTGACCCGAGCGGCCTGGACCGCCAGGGGCTGGCCCTGCTGCCCTTCGGCCGCCGCCTGTGA
- the rpe gene encoding ribulose-phosphate 3-epimerase yields MGIQITPSILNADFADLGAEVARIGSADMVHVDVMDNHFVPNLTFGPTMVEALARSTDLPLDAHLMIADADRHAVTYVEAGCASVTFHVEAAAAPVRLAREIRAHGARASMALKPATPIEPYEDLLGELDMLLLMTVEPGFGGQKFLDLVLPKIRRARAMMGKHGVETWLQVDGGVSLETIERCAEAGADVFVAGSAVYSAEDPDRMVAELRAAAEAAVAG; encoded by the coding sequence GTGGGTATCCAGATCACGCCGAGCATCCTGAACGCCGACTTCGCCGACCTCGGGGCGGAGGTGGCGCGCATCGGCAGCGCCGACATGGTGCACGTGGACGTCATGGACAACCACTTCGTCCCGAACCTCACCTTCGGGCCCACGATGGTCGAGGCGCTGGCCCGCTCCACGGACCTGCCGCTCGACGCGCACCTGATGATCGCGGACGCCGACCGGCACGCCGTGACGTACGTCGAGGCCGGCTGCGCGTCGGTGACCTTCCACGTCGAGGCGGCGGCCGCGCCGGTGCGGCTGGCCCGCGAGATCCGGGCGCACGGGGCGCGCGCCTCGATGGCGCTCAAGCCGGCGACGCCGATCGAGCCCTACGAGGACCTGCTCGGCGAGCTGGACATGCTGCTGCTGATGACCGTCGAGCCCGGCTTCGGCGGCCAGAAGTTCCTCGACCTCGTCCTCCCCAAGATCCGCCGGGCCCGGGCGATGATGGGCAAGCACGGCGTGGAGACCTGGCTCCAGGTCGACGGCGGCGTCTCGCTCGAGACCATCGAGCGCTGCGCCGAGGCCGGGGCGGACGTGTTCGTCGCCGGGTCGGCCGTCTACTCCGCCGAGGACCCCGACCGGATGGTCGCCGAGCTGCGCGCCGCGGCCGAGGCCGCCGTCGCGGGCTGA
- a CDS encoding primosomal protein N': protein MTAPPGPSEEQPELLPGMVRATVRASRAKARATRATKAAEQQTTDEDPVARVLVDVPLAHLDRPFDYSVPAAMGATAVPGARVKVRFAGQDVDGYVVERAATTDHQGRLTHLRRVVSAEPVLSPAVERLSAEIAARYAGTRSDVLRLAVPPRHATSEKEPSAPAPPPTAYDPTAAAAAWGEHEHAEAFLHHLAGGGSPRAVWGVAPGADWPTLVAHAVAATYASGRGVLVCVPDGKDVARVDAALTAVLGEGHHVTLTADAGPARRYRDFLAVSRGARRVVVGTRAAAFAPVHDLGLVVIWDDGDDLHAEPRAPYPHTRETLLLRAEHEDTAVLLGGFARTVEAEYLLRTGWAHELSVGRGVLRGRVRVSVTGATDVDLERDTHARASRVPRQVHAALREALATGPVLVQTPRLGYATSLACERCRTPARCTTCTGPLAIPAPTQSPACRWCGTPDEAWACSACGHRGLRAPVLGDARTAEELGRSFPSTRVRTSSGDRVLTDVDDAPAIVVATPGAEPVAAGGYAAVVLLDSWLTLGRIDLRADEEALRRWANAVGLVRPGGSAVVVGDPAHPAVQALVRWDMGGYAARETRERVEAHLPPASRLATVVGDPGAVDDALTLLVAPPSAEVLGPVDVGDEGENRVVIRVPRSHGAELSAALGDLQRLRSSRKLDAVRIQVDPQSIA, encoded by the coding sequence GTGACCGCGCCGCCAGGACCCTCCGAGGAGCAGCCCGAGCTGCTGCCCGGGATGGTCCGGGCGACGGTCAGGGCGTCCCGGGCGAAGGCCCGCGCCACCCGCGCCACGAAGGCCGCCGAGCAGCAGACCACCGACGAGGACCCGGTCGCCCGGGTCCTCGTCGACGTCCCCCTCGCGCACCTCGACCGGCCCTTCGACTACTCCGTCCCGGCCGCGATGGGCGCCACCGCGGTCCCGGGTGCCCGGGTCAAGGTCCGCTTCGCCGGGCAGGACGTCGACGGGTACGTCGTCGAGCGGGCCGCCACGACCGACCACCAGGGCCGGCTGACGCACCTGCGCAGGGTCGTCAGCGCCGAGCCGGTGCTGAGCCCCGCCGTCGAGCGGCTCAGCGCGGAGATCGCCGCGCGCTACGCGGGCACGCGGTCCGACGTGCTGCGGCTGGCCGTGCCGCCCCGGCACGCCACCAGCGAGAAGGAGCCGTCGGCCCCGGCGCCCCCGCCCACGGCGTACGACCCCACGGCCGCGGCCGCGGCCTGGGGCGAGCACGAGCACGCCGAGGCGTTCCTGCACCACCTCGCCGGCGGGGGCAGCCCGCGCGCGGTCTGGGGGGTCGCCCCCGGCGCCGACTGGCCCACGCTGGTCGCCCACGCGGTGGCCGCGACGTACGCCTCCGGCCGCGGCGTCCTCGTCTGCGTGCCCGACGGCAAGGACGTCGCCCGCGTCGACGCGGCCCTGACCGCCGTCCTCGGCGAGGGGCACCACGTCACGCTGACCGCCGACGCCGGTCCGGCCCGCCGCTACCGCGACTTCCTGGCGGTCAGCCGGGGGGCCCGCAGGGTCGTGGTCGGCACCCGTGCCGCCGCCTTCGCGCCCGTGCACGACCTCGGGCTCGTGGTGATCTGGGACGACGGCGACGACCTGCACGCCGAGCCGCGCGCTCCGTACCCCCACACCAGGGAGACGCTGCTCCTGCGTGCCGAGCACGAGGACACGGCGGTGCTGCTCGGTGGCTTCGCCCGTACCGTCGAGGCGGAGTACCTCCTCCGCACCGGCTGGGCCCACGAGCTGAGCGTCGGTCGCGGCGTGCTGCGCGGGCGGGTCCGGGTCAGCGTCACCGGGGCCACCGACGTCGACCTCGAGCGCGACACGCACGCCCGGGCCTCGCGGGTGCCCCGGCAGGTGCACGCGGCCCTGCGGGAGGCCCTGGCCACGGGGCCGGTGCTGGTGCAGACCCCGCGCCTGGGCTACGCCACCTCGCTGGCCTGCGAGCGCTGCCGCACCCCGGCCCGCTGCACGACCTGCACCGGACCGCTGGCGATCCCGGCCCCGACGCAGTCGCCCGCCTGCCGTTGGTGCGGCACCCCCGACGAGGCCTGGGCCTGCTCCGCCTGCGGGCACCGCGGGCTGCGGGCGCCGGTGCTGGGCGACGCCCGCACCGCCGAGGAGCTGGGGCGCTCCTTCCCGAGCACCCGGGTGCGCACCTCCAGCGGCGACCGGGTGCTGACCGACGTGGACGACGCTCCCGCGATCGTGGTCGCGACGCCGGGCGCCGAGCCGGTCGCGGCCGGCGGGTACGCCGCCGTCGTGCTGCTCGACAGCTGGCTCACGCTCGGCCGGATCGACCTGCGGGCCGACGAGGAGGCGCTGCGCCGCTGGGCGAACGCCGTCGGCCTGGTCCGGCCCGGTGGGTCCGCGGTGGTCGTCGGCGACCCCGCCCACCCGGCCGTGCAGGCGCTGGTCCGCTGGGACATGGGCGGGTACGCCGCCCGCGAGACCCGCGAGCGCGTCGAGGCGCACCTGCCGCCCGCCAGCCGGCTCGCGACGGTGGTCGGCGACCCGGGGGCCGTCGACGACGCGCTGACGCTCCTGGTGGCACCGCCGTCCGCCGAGGTGCTCGGCCCGGTCGACGTCGGCGACGAGGGGGAGAACCGCGTCGTGATCCGGGTCCCGCGCAGCCACGGCGCGGAGCTGAGCGCCGCCCTCGGCGACCTCCAGCGGCTGCGCTCCAGCCGCAAGCTGGACGCCGTGCGCATCCAGGTCGATCCGCAGTCGATCGCGTGA
- a CDS encoding MmcQ/YjbR family DNA-binding protein yields MTRRATVDDLDAICSSLPEVELGTSWGDRPTYKVRGKGFLLFRAPHATAVDPATGEMYDDLVVITTPTAVEKQALVDDERLPFFTIDHFRSYNAVLVQQSRLGEIDRDELAEVITDAWAAKAPKTLVKKFFADE; encoded by the coding sequence ATGACCCGCCGGGCCACGGTCGACGACCTCGACGCGATCTGCTCGTCGCTGCCCGAGGTGGAGCTCGGCACCTCGTGGGGCGACCGCCCGACGTACAAGGTCCGCGGCAAGGGCTTCCTGCTCTTCCGCGCCCCGCACGCGACGGCCGTCGACCCGGCGACGGGGGAGATGTACGACGACCTGGTGGTCATCACGACGCCGACGGCCGTCGAGAAGCAGGCGCTGGTCGACGACGAGCGGCTGCCGTTCTTCACGATCGACCACTTCCGCAGCTACAACGCGGTGCTCGTGCAGCAGTCGCGGCTGGGCGAGATCGACCGTGACGAGCTCGCCGAGGTCATCACGGACGCCTGGGCCGCCAAGGCGCCGAAGACGCTGGTGAAGAAGTTCTTCGCTGATGAGTGA
- a CDS encoding RsmB/NOP family class I SAM-dependent RNA methyltransferase — protein MSDPRRRGTRQGGRPAAARPAFDPARAAALDVLKAVRVDDAYTNLVLPAVLRHHGLSGRDAAFVTELASGTIRRRGTYDAILAACVDRPLSKVEAKVLDALRLGTHQLLSMRVPSHAAISTTVDLVRAKVSSGAAGFTNAVLRKVTAHELAEWIGLVSPDPRVAPVRFASIAYSHPQWIVEELRQAVGWTELHDLLAADNEPPKVTLVARPGRATREELPGEPTAFSPYGVVLDGGDPGELPAVRDGRAGVQDEGSQLVAMALAAAPLTGPDATWLDLCAGPGGKAALLAALADQQGARLVANERQPHRSTLVARSLAGAPGVLGIVTSDGTHPPYAHGSFDRVLVDAPCTGLGALRRRPESRWRRKADDVLTLVLLQRSLVGSALDLTRPGGVVVYATCSPVVAETGGVVDSVLQTRSDVVLEDATALFPDIPGCAGPVPGTVQLWPHRHGTDAMFVALLRKV, from the coding sequence ATGAGTGACCCCCGTCGTCGGGGGACGCGACAGGGAGGACGGCCGGCGGCCGCCCGACCCGCGTTCGACCCCGCCCGCGCCGCCGCGCTGGACGTCCTCAAGGCGGTCCGCGTCGACGACGCGTACACCAACCTCGTGCTGCCCGCAGTGCTCCGCCACCACGGGCTGTCGGGGCGCGACGCGGCCTTCGTCACCGAGCTGGCCTCGGGCACGATCCGGCGCCGCGGCACCTACGACGCGATCCTCGCCGCCTGCGTGGACCGCCCGCTGAGCAAGGTCGAGGCGAAGGTCCTCGACGCGCTCCGGCTCGGCACCCACCAGCTGCTGTCGATGCGGGTGCCCAGCCACGCCGCGATCAGCACCACCGTCGACCTGGTCCGCGCCAAGGTGAGCTCCGGTGCGGCCGGCTTCACCAACGCGGTGCTGCGCAAGGTGACCGCGCACGAGCTGGCCGAGTGGATCGGGCTGGTGTCACCGGACCCCCGCGTCGCCCCGGTCCGCTTCGCCTCGATCGCCTACAGCCACCCCCAGTGGATCGTCGAGGAGCTGCGCCAGGCCGTCGGCTGGACCGAGCTGCACGACCTGCTCGCGGCCGACAACGAGCCGCCCAAGGTCACCCTCGTGGCCCGTCCCGGTCGCGCCACGCGCGAGGAGCTGCCCGGCGAGCCGACCGCCTTCTCGCCGTACGGCGTGGTGCTGGACGGCGGCGACCCCGGTGAGCTCCCGGCCGTCCGCGACGGGCGCGCCGGCGTCCAGGACGAGGGCTCCCAGCTGGTCGCCATGGCGCTCGCCGCCGCCCCGCTCACCGGCCCCGACGCGACCTGGCTGGACCTGTGTGCCGGGCCCGGCGGCAAGGCCGCGCTGCTCGCCGCACTGGCCGACCAGCAGGGCGCGCGCCTGGTGGCCAACGAGCGCCAGCCGCACCGCTCGACCCTCGTCGCGCGCTCGCTGGCGGGTGCCCCCGGCGTGCTGGGGATCGTCACCTCGGACGGCACCCACCCGCCGTACGCCCACGGCTCCTTCGACCGCGTGCTCGTCGACGCACCCTGCACCGGCCTCGGCGCCCTGCGCCGCCGCCCGGAGTCACGCTGGCGGCGCAAGGCCGACGACGTGCTCACCCTGGTGCTCCTCCAGCGCAGCCTGGTCGGCTCGGCCCTCGACCTGACCCGCCCCGGCGGCGTCGTCGTCTACGCCACCTGCTCGCCCGTGGTCGCCGAGACCGGGGGAGTCGTGGACTCCGTCCTGCAGACCCGCTCGGACGTCGTCCTCGAGGACGCCACGGCCCTCTTCCCCGACATCCCCGGCTGCGCCGGGCCCGTCCCCGGCACCGTCCAGCTCTGGCCGCACCGCCACGGCACCGACGCGATGTTCGTCGCGCTGCTGCGCAAGGTCTGA